The Astatotilapia calliptera chromosome 17, fAstCal1.2, whole genome shotgun sequence genome has a segment encoding these proteins:
- the myf6 gene encoding myogenic factor 6 — protein MMDLFETNSYLFNDLRYLEEADHGPLQHLDMAGVSPLYNGNDSPLSQAGHDNVPSGGESSGEEHVPAPPGLRAHCEGQCLMWACKICKRKTAPTDRRKAATLRERRRLKKINEAFDALKRKTVANPNQRLPKVEILRSAISYIERLQELLQTLDEQEKTGSPCDAKENNVAGEYHWKKSSEAWPTSADHSTSAMNRREGASESSASSSLLRLSSIVDSITNDSRQ, from the exons ATGATGGACCTTTTCGAGACCAACAGTTATCTTTTTAATGATTTGCGCTATCTGGAGGAAGCAGATCATGGACCACTACAGCACTTGGATATGGCAGGGGTTTCCCCTCTGTACAATGGCAATGACAGCCCACTGTCCCAAGCGGGTCACGATAATGTCCCGTCCGGTGGGGAGAGCAGTGGAGAGGAGCACGTCCCCGCGCCTCCGGGTCTCCGGGCGCACTGCGAGGGTCAGTGCCTCATGTGGGCCTGTAAGATCTGCAAGAGAAAGACGGCTCCCACGGATAGACGTAAGGCTGCGACCctcagggagaggaggaggcttAAGAAGATCAACGAAGCCTTCGACGCACTGAAGAGGAAGACCGTAGCCAATCCCAACCAGAGGCTACCCAAAGTGGAGATTTTACGCAGCGCCATCAGCTACATAGAGAGGCTGCAGGAGCTGCTGCAGACGCTGGACGAGCAGGAGAAAACCGGATCTCCATGtgacgcaaaagaaaacaat GTGGCCGGTGAGTACCACTGGAAGAAATCCTCTGAGGCTTGGCCAACCTCTGCTGACCATTCCACTTCAGCAATGAACCGCAGAGAAG GAGCCAGTGAGTCTTCCGCGTCCTCCAGCCTCCTGCGGCTGTCCTCCATCGTGGACAGCATCACCAACGACAGCAGGCAGTGA
- the myf5 gene encoding myogenic factor 5, with translation MDVFSPSQVYYDRACASSPDSLDFGPGMELAGSEEDEHVRVPGAPHQPGHCLQWACKACKRKSSFVDRRRAATMRERRRLKKVNHAFEALRRCTSANPSQRLPKVEILRNAIQYIESLQELLREQVENFYGLPGESSSEPGSPLSSCSDGMADSNSPVWQQLNANYSNGYSYAKNNSVDDKAAGASSLECLSSIVDRLSSVESSSCGPAGLRNTSSFSPGSSDSQPCTPESPGSRPVYHVL, from the exons ATGGATGTCTTCTCGCCATCACAGGTCTACTATGACAGAGCATGTGCTTCCTCTCCAGACAGCCTGGATTTCGGCCCAGGCATGGAGCTTGCTGGCTCCGAGGAGGACGAGCACGTCAGGGTTCCAGGAGCCCCCCACCAGCCAGGACATTGCCTCCAGTGGGCCTGTAAGGCCTGCAAGCGCAAGTCGAGCTTTGTGGATCGCAGACGGGCTGCCACCATGCGCGAGCGCCGGCGGCTGAAGAAGGTGAACCACGCTTTTGAGGCTTTGAGGCGTTGCACTTCGGCCAACCCCAGCCAGCGCCTGCCCAAGGTGGAGATCCTGCGCAACGCCATCCAGTACATCGAGAGCCTGCAGGAGCTGCTACGAGAACAGGTGGAAAACTTTTATGGCCTACCTGGAGAGAGCAGCTCTGAGCCTGGAAGCCCGCTGTCCAGCTGCTCTGATGGCATG GCTGACAGCAACAGTCCAGTGTGGCAACAGCTGAATGCAAACTACAGCAACGGCTATTCATATGCAAAGAACA ATAGCGTGGATGATAAAGCAGCCGGAGCGTCCAGTCTGGAGTGCCTGTCCAGTATCGTGGACCGCCTGTCCTCGGTGGAGTCCAGTAGCTGTGGGCCGGCTGGCCTTAGAAACACATCCAGCTTCTCCCCCGGCAGCTCTGACTCACAGCCCTGCACACCGGAGAGCCCCGGATCCAGGCCCGTCTACCACGTCCTGTGA